ACGTATTGGGCATGCGCCCAGCTCCCTTGAAGTGCTGGCCCCTCGCCCGCGCATGCGCCCGTTCCTTCCCATACGCTCCTGCTGCTACGGCGCCTGCGCTCACCAGTCACGACGTGCGTGGCTCCCACGAGGCGCGCCCCTTCTTCCAGCGCCCGGCGCCGCAGCACCCCGCAGAAGGTGCAGCAGGAGCGGCTGCGGCCGGAGCCGGCTGTGCTGCGGGCCACGGCGTCCATCGTCCAGCCCCCGAAGAGGTCTGCGTAGGCCACGACGGTGAGCGGGAGCTCCCAGCGCGCCGCCTGGCGCCGCACGGCCGCCAGCGCCGCGTCCCGGTAGCCGCCGATGCCCTCGTCCACGGCCACGAGGCGCAGCGAGATGCCCAGGCGCGGGGCCAGCTCGCGCAGCACGTGCGCCAGTACCGTGGAGTCCTTGCCGCCCGAGGCGCCCACGGCCACCACGGCGCCGGGCGGCAGCAGGCGGCCCGCGACCACTGTGTGCAGCACCTCGGCCTCGAAGGCGGCGCAGAAGCAGGTGCCGCACAGCGCCTGGCCCGAGCGCGGGCGGCGGAGGGCGGCGCGCGCCTTGTTGCAGGAGGCGCACTGTGGGGCTGGCATCTCGGGGTCCGGGCGAGGCGGAAAGGGTAGGCTTCTCCTGGatggggaaagagaggaggagagtTACACGTGGTTTTAGGATCGTAGGGTCCTTGCCTCCGGGGAGGCTGTCTTGATAGCGCCCAGAGTAAACCCATTGTCTGGAACACTCTTGTCCCAGCACTGTGCAGGCCTGGAACCTTCAAGTCTCAGCTTAAGCTTTCATTCACTCATTAGTTCATTAAGCAATATCCACTCACTGTCTCCTATGTGTCTAACATTTtactgggcactggggacacagctgTGAACAAAACAGGAAGGGTTACAGGCACTAATTTCTAGTGGAGGAGCTGATATTACTTCCCAAATATAGGGAGTAATACGAAGGAATTATCCTCTGAGCTGAggccaggaggaggaagagtcggGTATTAAGGTGAGAAGAATGTTGCAGACAAAGTTAATAGCAAATGCAAAGGACCTGAAGGACAGGTAGAAAGTGTGTTGTGGTTGAAGACCAGAGAGGATCAGGGGCTTGGACTTTATTCTGAGTGAAATAGGAACCATTGGACGGTTTTAAGCTATGTAGTGACAGGATCTACTTTTTACTTTAACAGGATTCCTTGGGCTGAGTGTGAATAAAGAGAGGAGGGTGGCATTGGCAGACCAGCGAGGAGGCTCCTGCACTGACCCAGGTGAGCAACAGTGGTCGCTCGGAGCAGAGTGGAGGCAGTGGAATTGGAGAGgagtggtcagattctggatcTCTTCTGGAGATAGAGCAGATAGGACTCTCACAAGTCTTGGGGGAGGGCAGTGGATGAGAGTAACAAAGGACTCGGGACAACTCCAAGTTTTTTAGGCTTGAACATTTGGAAGGTAGTGGGACCATTTAGTAGAGAGGAAATGGGAGTTAGAGAAGAATGGGGAAATATTGGGAGAGGGGTTAAGTTTAGGGTAGAGAATCTGGAATTTCGTTTGGGCATGGTAGATTTGAGATCCTTTGTTTTGCAAGTCTTTCCTGATCCCTGGGCTGGGTTTGGCGCCTCCTCTTGGCTTCCACAGCCGCCTGATCGCTGCCCAGGCCACCCCTGACCACTCGAGGTTGTAATCAGGACGGAAGAGGGTGCGCTCTCACCGCACCCAGGTTGGGAGGTGAAATCAAGGAGTGAGACCCGGCCGCAGAGTCGAAAGCGGGTAAGGGGGGACACCAGCTGCTTAGGGCACTCCTGCCTGGAGGGCCGCCGGTAGATAGGCTTTGGGGGATCACTGAGGGGAGTATCATCTCCCCAGGGATGCCTACCGAATGCGTGGGAGAGAAAATATGGAGACCATCAGCTCCTCCACGGCAGCGCTACAAAGGGCAGAGATGGGCCTGCTGCGGAAGGAGGCACTCACCTGAGCAGAACCCGCGCTGGACAATCCAGGCTCCGAGAAAACGCGGGAGCGGGTTAAAGAACTACGACTCCCAGAAGGCTTTGGGTCTATCCGCCAACGACTCCCAGGTGCCAGTGCGGCGGCGGTACGGTGGGAAGACGCTGTTTCCGGAGACGGTGGGCCTACAACTCCCTGCGATCCTTGCGGTGGCGTCTCTGGCTCCGCCCACGGCTCCCAGAGTGCTCCATGCTAGTCCGGTTCGTGTCCTGTGTGCGCCTGCGCAAAAGCAGGTGAGGCGTGTGATTTTTGTGTAGTACCTTCTACTGCTCACAGTGCGGCTTATTCAGACTTTTTGCTCTTATGGGCGCAGGATAGAGTTAGTGGTAGGGGTGGAGCGGCGTCCAGGTGGGGCGAGAAGGGGATGGGGGTGCGAAAAGGAGAGGTGGCGAGGGCGCTGGGCCGCTTCCAGGGATTGGGCCGCGTCGTCGGGGGATGCAGTTCGGGCTCTTGCGCGCCCCGGCAGGCGTGGGAGTGGGTGTGCGCCCAGGTCGGGGGCCCCCGCCGTGCGGGCTGGGGGCGTTATACGTGCGCGGAGCCGGTAGACGGCGGTTTGTGGTTCTGTACTCGTGCACCGGGCTCGGGGCACGAACGCGGTGAGCAGTTATGCGCACGCCTCCTGTCCTGCCTGGTGAACTTAAGGCAGAGCTCGGGATGGAGGGCAGGCGAGACCCGTGAGGTGGTGGATTCCCTGGGGCATAAGTCCTCCAAACCGAAAAACAGAGCACCTTCCCAAGAGTCAACCGGCCCAAGCTCTCAGCCTCCTTCCAGCCCTCAAACTGCTCCTTCTcctgtgtgttagtttctgagaTCCTTTTGTCTCCCAGCTCTGTAAAGCCCTTGAGAGGCTGGTGATGGGGGACATTTGGGTGTCTGAACCTATTGGTTGAACCCTGGTCATTACGCAGGTGTGCCAGATTGGGGAAATAGGGAAGACAAAGCTTGGTGTGGAGGTTCCAGATGTCAGGGGCTGCCGGAGCCTAGAGGTTACAGGTGCTGCTAACCAGGACAGGGGGAGAAACAACAATTCTTAATGAGGAGTTAGCATGTGCCAGGCACCGAATTCTGCCCTTCCGTTGCTCCATTGCAagttcctcctctgtaaagtgggacCTGCCTCACGGTGCGTgtgaaaataaagatgttaaCAGGAAAGTGTTTATTGACCAAAACATAAACTTTTATCATTTtcgtctcatttaattctcataatcaGGCATGGCTGCCTTTTCCGGGCCAGGCCTAAGTTTCCTATGAAAGCAAGCTGTGTGTTGGGGGTTTATAAGACCTCAGGCAACCTACAGATAGTCTAAGGCAGTTCTCAGTTGGGGGTGAGTTTGTCCCCCAGAGGACACCtcgcagtgtctggagacatttgtggttgtcacaactggggtgCATGGGGAAGGGTGTGACTGGTATTCTggcaggcagaggccagggacgCTGGTAAACATTGTGCACAGGGTGGCCTCCCACAGCCAAGAAACATCTGGCCCCAAATAAAGATAGTACTCAGACTGGGAACCCTGGTGTATGTGGTGTTCTGCCGTTCCTTTGCTTTTTACTGCAGAACTAATAGGCACATTGAGGTCTTTCTTCGTTGGTTTTAGTCTCCTACTTTGCAGATTTCTTTATTATAAGTATTTAAACAGATTTCCACATCACTCTCGTAATTTTTTGAGTGAGAAGTtagtaaaaagaaactttgtcctAATATGGGCATCAGTGAAAAAAAGAGGCTGTGAAAACCAGCCTGCCTGGGTGACTCCGTGTGCCATGTGCTTAATTGTGTGACCTGGAGTAAGTGACTGAACTCTTCTGTCCTCATCTGTTCATTAGGGATCGTAGTAGCAGCTGTTGGAAGACCTAAATGATTTAATGTATGTAAAGCGTTAAGAACAGTGCTTGGTGCTTTGTAAGTGCTGTAAAAAGAGTTGGGGGCGGGCAGTGTTCTGGTTCTTTATGTCACCTCCTGGGGGCAGCAGTAATTAGCAGTGTTGAGAACTGGACCAGTTCTGATCCTTAGTGGCCACGTTCATCAACAAACTGGCACAGTCTGGGTAGAAGTTTCTCGTGGCTGCTTTGTGAACAGTTTCAGATTCATGTGTTGTAACACAGGAACTTAGTATTCTAGGGGAAAAGGCTGAGTTGATGTTGGGGGCTTCCAGAGATGGCAGGTGGCTATCTGCAGCTTCTGGTTAGTCACAGAATAAAGGTCGAGTCCCTCATCCTGGTGTCTGTGACCTGGCCCCTGATGGCTTTGCAGCCTCATCTCTCACCCCTGAATCACCGGCATGTTTTTCTGCCAAATGTTTGCACGTGCTGTCTCCTCTTCCTGAAGACTCCGTCCCTCACCTCTCCTCCTACCGCACTGATTGCTGTTTCTCATCCAGGTGGCCACTTGGAGGGCGTTCCTCCTGGAAGCCACAGGACCCCTCCTCCCCTGTACTGGATTAACCAGCCACCTCTGGACTGCCATGCCCCTGGTCCCTCACTTTGTCAGAGGCCCTGTCACCTTGGGTTGTggctgtctgtgtctgtttcaggGTCTCTTTGGGTTGGGTGCTTCTTGAGGGAGGAGTTTGGTTGGATTTGAACCTGGGTTCCCTGGCAATACTGAGCACAAGACCGGGTACAGAGCAGGTGAGATATTGAAGGTCCTTCCTCAGCTGCTCCTAGCTTACCTCTCCATTCTTGCCTCCTCCTGTTACCCACACCCCAGTCAACACTAAGCTCAGGCAGGAAACGATTGCCATGGGATGTGGTGGTTAAGGATGGAGGCAGCCTGGTTCAGATCCTGGGACAACCATTCTAGATGTGTAAGCGTGGACAAGTTCCgcttcctcacctgtaagatgGAGATACAGTAGTACAGCCCTCATAGGATTAGAGCGTTGGTTCTCAACCTGGGGTGAGTTTgacccccaggggacatttggcagagacatttttggttgagATGGAGTGGGGAACTGGCATCCAGTAGATAGAGGCCAGCAATGTTACTAAACCTTGAACACACAGAACAGCACTTACAGCAAAGAAATAACCTGCCCCAAATGTTGGTGGTTCTGGGGTTGAGAAGAGATACTTACTGCGTGCTTAGAACAGGCCACAAGAAGCACTCCGTAGACATTAGCTACCATTACCGCCATGACTTAAGCATGACAAGCGCTGATGCCTCCATCTCTGCCCAGAACGCCCTCCCCCCACTTTGCATGGGGGCTGAATAGCTACTCATCCTTCAGGACCTAACCAGAATGCCGCCTCTTCGgggaaaccttccctgacctctccCACCCTTGTCCCCCAGAATACCGTCAGGCAGGCAGTGACTGACTCCCTCACAGCCGCACGCACAGGCCTGGGCTCAAATTCATGCTCTTTTCTCACACCTGAGCGACTTTGGGCCTCAGAGTCTTTTCAATGGAATTGAATAGTGTCTTTGAGGATGAGGTAGACCAGCACGAGGGGAGTATTTGATTAATGTCAGGATTCCTTTTGTGGAATGCATTAGTTAATAAAACCTAAAAGCTTAGTGTTGTTTTAGATTGGTAGAAATTGTTAAGAAATACGTTTTTAAGATTTGTTGGGGGAAAAATAGGTTATCTCTATCACTAGGAAAGTTAAGAAAAAAGATGTTACATGCTGTATACATGAGACCCATGTCAAATGAATAAAGACTCAGAAAATGTGAAAAGTTAAAGTATGGGGAAAGATATACCAGGAAAATAACTCAAAGAAGTCTAAGTTTAGCCACATTAACCACCAAACAAAGCAGATTTTGAGTCAAAAGGCACGATCAGTAATGAAGTgtcatcagaaatgaaaaaggaataaccAGTATGACAAAGCAGTTTTAAACCCGGGTGCAACTCACAACATAGTCCCCAAAGAGGTAGAACTAAAGTTAACAGGAGGacaagaagaaatggacacattccAGCAGCACTGTGACATTTGAGTAGATCTCTTTCAGTAATTAATCAAGTAGACAAAAAACAAAGCTACTCTCTTTATTTATAGGCTTCAGTTGCTCTCTGAAATTATCTATTTTCTTGTCTGTCTTCTCCACCAGGGTGCAGGTTTCATGGGGGAGCAGAGGTTTTTGTTCACTTTGTGTCTGGCTGCTTCCTGGGTTCCCACTATAATGCCTGGCACGAAGTGGGTGCTTAGTAAATCTGAGTGAATCAAATGCATGAATGCTCAGCCCTGGTGCTGGGTGATGCTGGGGCCCAGAGATGAGTCATGCTGAGGGCTGGTGAGGGAGAAAGCCAGCTGGACTGGGATCAATCCAGGTTTGATGACCAGAGCTGTGGCAGCCGAGATACCAGGGACTAGGAGAGCCCTGACAGCTTAGCGGGGAGTGAAGGACTTGGAGGAAACTCCCGAGACGCAGAGCACTTGTGATGGCTCTTGATGGATGACCAGGAGTTTATTGGGTGGTGAATAGCatctcatccatccattcatttcacGGGGCCGCCTGTGCTGGGAAGTGCCAGGGACCTAGAGCTGAATCAGTCTTGAACCCTGCTCTCAGTAACCCCCTTGTCTGTGGGGGGAGGTTGACACAGGCAGTCCTAATCCAGGATGCCCAGATGGTGGCAGAGGGAGATACAGACGCTGTGGGAGCCATGAGGGGCTACGTGGCgcttgtggtgggggaggggaggcacccGGAATGAGCAGGGGTGGGGTAGGTCCCTTCTACACGGGATGCTGGAGGTACGAGAGAACCTAGCCCAGTCCTGGGCTCGTGCCCAGTCCATGTCGCACCCTGCTCCATGCACACTGCCTGATCCAGCCATAAGCcctgttttacagacaaggaTGTCGAGCCTTAGAGAGGTTGGCTCACTTTCCCAGGGGAGCAGCCCAGCTGGCGTCCAGTGTGACCAGAGGCAGAAGAGCTGAGCTGGGGATGTGCATGAGGCTGGTCCCCCACACAGGTGGCGTGGCCCTGGATGGCCTCGGCAACATCTCTCTCGCCAGTCTCCCCTCTGTGTAGTGCCGCTGTGGGATGGGCTCAGGAAACTGGGACCGAGCCACCTGGGGCAAACGTGAGATGTTTGCAAGATGGGACCAATGaccttctgtttcctttcccagaatGGAACAGCAGAGGGGGCTCCTGTTGTTTCTGGGGGTACAGATGCTGCTGGTGGGGGCATTGCTCTACCAAAGCCACCACCGCCGTAGCTTCACCTCCTTCCTGCGCTCCCTAATACAAGACAAGCCAGAGGATGGAGAAGAGCTGCCTTTTCTGGTTCAGGTCTCCTCTGTAGGAATCCCTTACCAGGATGTGTACTCCAACCTCAGCCAGATTCACCCCCTGGACATCAGTGATGAGGATCTGCCCAACTGTCCCATCATCTCGCCCTACATCAGTAAGCCTGTAGGGGCCTCttacacccccagccccacctcaggcTTCGGGGAGCAGCAGGAATCCCTGCGGAGGAGGGCAGGACCTGGAAGCACAAGGCAGTGGGCTGGGGCGGGCTGGGGCAGTGGAGGGGGGTGCTGGTTATCTAGTGCTGCATCAAAATGAACCACCTCCAAACTTGGTGTCTTTAAACAATCATTAACTCAAAGTGCATGGGGGTCAGAAATTTGGGGGTGGGCTCAGCTGGACGGTTGCAGTCCAGGTTTTTCATGCAGTTGCAGTGAAATGAGGGTGGAGCTAGAACAGTGGCGGGTGGAAGCCGCCAGCACCTGGCTTTCTTCATGGGATCTTAGGGTCTCTCCGTATGGGCTAGCTGGGCTTCTTCACAGCATGGTGGCCTCAGAGCTGAAGGCTTCAAGAACAAGTATTCGTGTAAACGAGGCATTGGCCTAATGGCCTTTTACGATCTAGTCTCAAAAGTCACGTGACATCACGTCTCCCATACTCCGTTCATTGGAACAGTTGTAAAGGCCCACTCAGCTTTAAGGGGCAGGGACAGAGACTCGCCTCTCCATAGGAAGAGTGTCAAGGTCACACTGGCCGAAGGGCCTGTTGGGTAAGAGTGTTGTGGCCATCTTGGGGAAAAAGATGGTTTGCCGCAGAAAGAGGAGGCATGCCAGGGGATAAGTGGATGGTGGGCCCTCActgagagaggaaactgaggaggaGGTGGGTCTAAGATGCAGGGAGAGAGCGGCCTGAGACCCACCCAGGAGGGGACATATGGGGTGTCTTGTGTTAGGTTGGGGTTGGAGCTCAGGAGGCAGACTTAGGACCATCAGAGTCCACTGGAGGAAAAGCAGCAGGAGGTGATGAGCTTGCTGAGGGAGGGCAGAGAGAAGcatgggaggcaggggagagatGAGGGAAGGATCAGAGGAGGTACTGAGAGGTGGAGGGAAGACCCCAGGAGGGCAGGACATTTTTGAGCCAAGAAGCTCAAAAGGGGAAACTCAGAGCCCGTTGTACTGGCATGTTAGtcccctagggctgccctaacAAAGCGCCGCAAACTggcggcttaaaacaacagaaactggccctctcacagtcctggaggccacaAGTCGGAAACCAAGGTGTTGTCAAGGGTTGgctccttctggaagctctgggAGAGAAGCCAGCCTGTGCCTCTGTCCAAGCTTCTGGTGGTTGGTGGCAATCCCTGGCCATCCTTGGCTTGTAGGCACACTGCTTAAATTTTTGCCTCCATGCCACCTTCTCCCTgggtcttcacatggccttcttggaaggacatcagtcattggattgagggcccaccctaatccagtatgaccacATTTCAACCTGCATAATATCTGTGAAGTCCCTATCTCCCAGTAAGGTCACATACTGAAATTCTGGGTGGACATGCCTTTGGGGGTGGGACGTGATTCCACCCAGGACATCTGGCTTGTTGGGGTGTCTAGGGTAGGTCCCTGACCGTCCCTGGCCTGTGCCTCTCTCAGATGGTCCTTTGAAGGTGCTGATCCCAGAGAACCTGACGATGGAGCAGGTGGTGGAGAAGAACCCACTGGTGGAGCTGGGAGGCCAGTACCGGCCACCCGACTGCTGGACAGAGCAGCACACGGCGGTCGTGGTGCCCTACTGTGGGCAAGGCCGgcagctgcagcagctgctcttcCACCTGCACCCCTTCCTGCAGCGCCAGCAGCTGCACTACGCCGTCTACGTGGTGAACCAGGTGTGGCGGCGGtgtggaggggcagggctgggagggcaggcgGGTCTGAGCCTGACCGTGGAGAGTCAGGGCTGGAGTTGTCACTCACTGAGCTGAGAGTATCTGGGCCAGAGAGTATCCAGGGGGCTGGATTGATGAGTCCAGAAGAACTTGGATTGGGGGAGATTAGAGCCAGGGGCTGTAGATTTGGTCTCTACTGGCCTAGTCTGGGATCAGCTTGAATAGCTGTCCGAGGGAAAGGCTCAATCCCACTGAGTCCAGGTCTCTCTGAAACCGGGGCTGGTCAGATTGGACAGTTAACCTAAGGGGTAAATTAAAGCACTGCGCTGGGGAGTCAGATGCTGTTTGAATCTTGGTCTTGCCCATTACTACCTACGTGGTCTGAGGGTGGGAccaatcatccatccatccatccatccatccatccaacacaGTTACTCAGTATAACCATGTGCCATTGTTTTCTCATTCATGAGACAAGGATCAGTGAGTTAATGAATGTAAAGCAGTgaggccagtgcctggcacatagcaggtgctcaatacatgATATAGTAACGATGATGGTGATTATAACGATAGTGGTGGTGACTGTGACaatggcggtggtggtggtggtgatgacggTGATGTTGGTAATAGTGACGATGGAGGGTAGGTGACTACGCTGATGCTGTTGAAGATGGTGCAGACAGTGATAGTGATAACGGTGGTAATGCTGGTAATGAACATCAGTTAATGGTAAGTGGTGGTGGTTATGGTTAAGGTAGTGATGAAGGAGATGATgatagaggaagaagaggagaggtAAATCCTGTCCTGGGCATCAGGAGCAGAAACAGATAGACACACAGCTGGTCCCCAATCACTCCTGACCTCTGCCTCCCTCAGATGGCCTCTTGAAGGTGATGATCCTTGAGAACGTTGAGAATGGCTGAGGAGGGAGACCTGAGAGGCCGAAGATACTGACTGCctaggatgggggtggggacccAAGGAAAGCTTCCCAGCGAAGGGAACTTTTGAACTGCATCTTCCTGGGCAAGTCTGGGTTTTCCATCTCCACTGTGGGAATAAGGAGGGGTTCCAGGCAGAATGGCTCTTGAAAAGGTGAGAGAGGACGGGCCTGGCAGGTGTGGTGAAGGCAGCACCGAACATCTGTGTCCACCCCAGGTGAACAACAGCCCCTTCAACCGGGGCAAGCTGTGCAAcgtggggttctgggaggccatgCAGGAGGAGGACTGGGACTGTGTCTTCTTCCACGATGTGAACCTCCTCCCGGAGGACGACTGCAACCGCTACGTCTGTGACGTCTTCCCTGCCCATGTGTCCGTGGCCATTGACAAGTTCAACTACAAGTAGGTGGAGGGAGGGACTGTTGGCCTTGGTCTGCCCTCCCCTGGACCTCGCCCTGCCTATCTGTTCGGTCCAGGCCCCTGATCCCTgtggcagagacagagaggggatGTTGGGAAAGGCCTTGGGATGGTGAAGAGCCTTTCTCTCAGATGTGGGCGTCACGTGGAGTGGGACTGCTTGTCAGTGCGGGAGTCAGGATGCTGTTAATAAAGTGGTAGGCAGCAAGGTTGTGAACTGAGGTCACAGAAGGGGAACTTACGAAAAGAGGGGCTAACTGGGGATCAGCAAGGGCTATTGATGGCGTCAGGAGATGGGCCTGTCAGATGCTtcagggaggggatagctcaggaTCCGATGAGGGTCAGGGGAAGGACTACCTCAGGATCAGGCAGGGGGACATCTGGGGGTCAGGGCAGAGGTTATCACAGAGGTGAGTGGAGAAGGGCTTACCCAGAAATAAAGCTTGGAGACTCCAGCCAGGAAAGGGCTAGGGCCCATTGGTAGGAATTCCCTATGCTTCCAACCCTGTCTGCCTCTCCAGGCTGCCCTACCAGGGCTATCTTGGAGGGGTGTTTGCTCTGCGCCCCATTCACTACCTGAGGATA
This genomic interval from Vicugna pacos chromosome 9, VicPac4, whole genome shotgun sequence contains the following:
- the LOC107032998 gene encoding uncharacterized protein isoform X1 produces the protein MVSIFSLPRIRRSLPFPPRPDPEMPAPQCASCNKARAALRRPRSGQALCGTCFCAAFEAEVLHTVVAGRLLPPGAVVAVGASGGKDSTVLAHVLRELAPRLGISLRLVAVDEGIGGYRDAALAAVRRQAARWELPLTVVAYADLFGGWTMDAVARSTAGSGRSRSCCTFCGVLRRRALEEGARLVGATHVVTGERRRRSSRSVWEGTGACAGEGPALQGSWAHAQYVVKETRTQRRRHGGDGAHELPAGRRGPPGAGRGPGLAGRGGRAAALPPAAAGLAEGGGAVRALPPPRLLLRGVRVRARGLPRPRARPAQAAGGGAAVGGAGPRALGRAPGAGPGRAAPAARRLRPLRGAGQPRALPGLRAPGRPEPRPAPPGHRQGPPGAGRGRAAAGGRAGGVRTPRLRAGPRLLETPVLRGDPTPWERGPACR
- the LOC107032998 gene encoding cytoplasmic tRNA 2-thiolation protein 1 isoform X3, which translates into the protein MVSIFSLPRIRRSLPFPPRPDPEMPAPQCASCNKARAALRRPRSGQALCGTCFCAAFEAEVLHTVVAGRLLPPGAVVAVGASGGKDSTVLAHVLRELAPRLGISLRLVAVDEGIGGYRDAALAAVRRQAARWELPLTVVAYADLFGGWTMDAVARSTAGSGRSRSCCTFCGVLRRRALEEGARLVGATHVVTGHNADDMAETVLMNFLRGDAGRLARGGGLGSPGEGGALPRCRPLQLASQKEVVLYAHFRRLDYFSEECVYAPEAFRGHARDLLKRLEAARPSAALDLVHSAERLALAPAARPPPPGACARCGALASRALCQACALLDGLNRGRPRLAIGKGRRGLDEDGPPREAEPEASGPPASEPVPAC
- the LOC102540736 gene encoding beta-1,4-galactosyltransferase 3 isoform X4 — translated: MPTECVGEKIWRPSAPPRQRYKGQRWACCGRRHSPEQNPRWTIQAPRKRGSGLKNYDSQKALGLSANDSQVPVRRRYGGKTLFPETVGLQLPAILAVASLAPPTAPRVLHASPVRVLCAPAQKQVSSVGIPYQDVYSNLSQIHPLDISDEDLPNCPIISPYINGPLKVLIPENLTMEQVVEKNPLVELGGQYRPPDCWTEQHTAVVVPYCGQGRQLQQLLFHLHPFLQRQQLHYAVYVVNQVNNSPFNRGKLCNVGFWEAMQEEDWDCVFFHDVNLLPEDDCNRYVCDVFPAHVSVAIDKFNYKLPYQGYLGGVFALRPIHYLRINGFPNTYWGWDQEDNEIAARVKLSGMLLSRPHLLFGRYHMLEEGQYPSHKQSPQSPGLLAPICRRWWHDSLNSLGYRLLSKELQPLYTNLTVDTSFSAPGALGPG
- the LOC102540736 gene encoding beta-1,4-galactosyltransferase 3 isoform X5; translated protein: MPTECVGEKIWRPSAPPRQRYKGQRWACCGRRHSPEQNPRWTIQAPRKRGSGLKNYDSQKALGLSANDSQVPVRRRYGGKTLFPETVGLQLPAILAVASLAPPTAPRVLHASPVRVLCAPAQKQVSSVGIPYQDVYSNLSQIHPLDISDEDLPNCPIISPYINGPLKVLIPENLTMEQVVEKNPLVELGGQYRPPDCWTEQHTAVVVPYCGQGRQLQQLLFHLHPFLQRQQLHYAVYVVNQVNNSPFNRGKLCNVGFWEAMQEEDWDCVFFHDVNLLPEDDCNRYVCDVFPAHVSVAIDKFNYKLPYQGYLGGVFALRPIHYLRINGFPNTYWGWDQEDNEIAARVKLSGMLLSRPHLLFGRYHMLEEGQYPSHKQSPQSPSCVSFQPWPSGPDLPQVVAR